In Rhodamnia argentea isolate NSW1041297 chromosome 1, ASM2092103v1, whole genome shotgun sequence, the genomic window GCATCTATGGTTTAAAACAAGCACCAAGACAATAGTACAAGAAGTTTGATTCATTCATAGCACAACATGACTTTAAGAAGACTCATGCCGATCACTGTGTGTTTATTAAGAGGTATGCCGGTGGTGATTTCATCATTCTTTTACTTTATGTTGATAATATGTTGATAGTCGGGCGAGACTCGAAGAAAATTGCTGCCCTTAAGAAGGCCTTGAGCATGTCTTTTGTTATGAAATATCTAGGCCCGGCAAAGCAGATCCTTGGGATAAAAATTATTCGAGATCGTTCAAAGAAGCTGTTATGGATATCCCAAGGGAAATATATCGAGAAAGTTCTCAAGAAATTTAATATGCACAAGGCCAAACCAGTAAGTACTCCTCTTGCTGCACATTTCAAATTAAGCAAGAAGtagagtgagaaagagaaagaagaaatgaagaatGTGTCATATTCATCGGCGATTGGCAGCCTCATGTATGCAATGATATGTACTAGGCCCGACATTGCTCATGCCATCGGTCTTATGAGTCAATTTCTTTCAAACCCAAGGAAGGAACATTGGGCCACTGTCAAATGGATATTTAGATACCTCCGGGGTACATCTAAAAGGTGCTTGTGTTTTGACAAAGGAAAACCCGTGTTAGAAGGACTCACGGATGCAGATTTAGGTGGTGATATTTATTCAAGAAAGTCAATGTCGTGGTACTTGACTACCTTTGCAAGGGGACCTATGTCTTGGCATTCTAAGCTCCAAAAATATGTTGCCTTGTCTACCACCGAGGCTGAATATATTGCAGCAACAGAAGCATGTAAAGAAATGTTGTGGATGAAGAACTTCTTGCTTGAGTTGGGCTACAAGCAAGAAAAGCATGTGTTGAGATGTGATAACCAAAGTGCCATACACTTGGCAAAAAATTCAGCATATCACTGTTGCTCAAAACATATCGATATTCGTTACCATTGGATTCGGGATGTGATAGAGGAGAAGCATTTACAGCTTGACAAAGTTCACACCGACAAGAACTAGTCCGACATGATGACCAAGGTCATTCCAACGAAGAAGTTCGAAGATTGTTGCGAAGGTGCCGGTGTGGTGGTAACCCCCTCTAATTAAGTGGAATAGGGGAGATTTGTTGGGATTCTCCTTAAATTAGTTGGGTGAATCAAAACATTAAAGCTTTGTTGACTACGTAATTCCAATGCAACCTCCAAGCatgggaaaatgaattttttcaaggCTCCATACATTGAAAAGATGCTTGTCATCTTCGTGAATCCTCCTAATTAATTGGTGAAAATTCTAGAGCATGGAAGAGGGGTCCCTTGGCCATCTATAAATGGGAGAGGAAGAGATGGGTTGTAGCATCCGACAATCCAACAATCCACAACCCACAAGCAAGAGAGATCctccaagggagagagagagagagagagagaaagccacTACTGAGTGAAGAGTTTGAGAGATTCTTGAACTAGAGTGAATTCCACCACAAAGGTGAGGGTGATCCACCGAATTCGTGAGAAAATACTGTTGTAATCCTACTACTATAGTGGAAGATTTCAtggtttttcccttcatttttgaGGGGTTTTCCACATAAAAATCAATGTGTCCCCGTCTCtacatttctttatttttctcttacCTATCTCAATcacacaaaaagggaaaaagggttCGCTTTCGCATACCTGCCTTTTTTCCCAACATCTTTTCCATGGTCTAAAACAAACCTGAAAATTGCTCTAATCTTTTTGCCAAAGCTCATCTATTTTTTACAGCTTACTACGTAGGTAATATTAGTTACGATTTGGCGtacaatcacaatgaagtaaaacgtaaaatgagaaagagaaatcaacacGAGAGTTTATTcggattcacccttaaactaatACTACATCAAGcaaaggattccactataattaacatcTCGCACCTCCCATTACaccactcaattacaagcgaaaaatagtatatatagcaatagctattcatgagcccaagTCCAAactacaaattaaaaaatatagactcaaactataaaagccttaTGGTATCCAGAGAGACAGAGGATGGTGCTCCCTTGAGACCCTCGCATGCTCAATGTGGAGCAAGACAGGAGAGTTCCGGATAATTAGAAAATCAACGCGCGAAGTTGTAAATAATCCAATagaattacacaaatattatctcGACAAGAGTTTAACTCGATGGTGAGAGTCCACAAATACAAATCCAAAGGAATTGATACAggtgaaattgaaaaaaggtGCACAAATGCAAACCAAATCaaagtttgactcgatggtATGGCTTGTCAAACACAATGCCCTTCAAGGATAATGAACCAACGTACCCAAAATAGTGTCAAAGTTTGACTCAATGACAATGCCTTGAATACGCTTCTATAATACACCAACGTTTGACTCCATggccggagtttgactcgacaacGAAAATCTAAAGGCCACAATTAAGAAAAGTAAATGTAGTATgataagtaaagataagataaatttgttgatttgttcggGGGGCTTCTCTGTAGTTACCCAATAGTATTTATAATAATTGGGGTGGTAAGCGCCCTTCAACGGTTATAGTTCTTGCGCGCCGAAAGTTGCCACGCTCTTTACTTTCTTCAAATCCTCTTTACCTAGTCTTCGAACAGTTATTCGCCCTAAGATAACCGATAATGTTGGCTACCTTGTTTGTTCCTTCCACTAAGGTTAGTCGTGCCCACGTTCTCCGTTTCTTGGAGATCTCCAAGCTCAAAAAATCTCAATAGCTATCACTAGGACATTCACCGACCTTTTTAGATTATGAGGTTTTCTCCATGTTTCCCGCATTCCGCGGGCTCCTTGACCTATTGTGGAGGGCTTATTTTTTCCTCAAAACTGTCCTCCCGCCATGGAGTTTAAGGGGGCATTCTTCATACTTTTTGGCGCTCCCCGAAAGACCTTAAATCTGGTAGGATTGCATCTTGTTGGCACTCAAATTTGATGATTGATTTGATGACCTCATCAATGAATGCCTATATGTACAATCATGTGTTTTGCATAAGGCTTTTCATTCCCTATCGAAATGCCTATTCTTTACGTGTCTACCACGTGCATTGATTCTTCATGTATTCTGCTCATGTGTTGACTCCTCATGTGCTTTGCATGTGTGTTGATCCCTTAAATGCTCTGCacatgtattgatctttcacgTGTATAGCATGTGCTTCAGCAAGCTAGTTATAttgagtgtcaacatatgccccctttaaaagaattaaaagagTTTTAATTCTTTAAACCGTACCTTGGTCTTTCGCGGCTTCCTTGGTTGAGCATGGCTTTGATCAAGACGCTTCGTATTCTACACTATGATAGTTATGCATAATCCCGTAATGCCCTACAACGTCATCTGATCTTGCGATTTTTGAGTTTTGTAATCATGATCTTCTCGGATCGGCGTCTTTCGGGTTTCGATTTCAAggagaataaaaattaaaactttttgcttcttccttctcaaacccttaaaccctaaacccttctATTGCTTCCTtgagtttcaagtttcaatggTGCCACGTTATTCCAAAATTCCTTCCCAAACTTCTCCCGAAACTCTTCCCGAAGATCTCATAGCCAGCTTTGACAAACTAAAATGCCGCGAATGCTCTAGCAACTGCCGCCTTGATCTTCCATCATCTGGAAATCCCTTCTTCTcttcaaagttgctttccaatgaAATGCATGGAACCGCTTCCTTTTCAGAGGATTGGCCTATTCGACATATGACCACTAAACCTTCCAAGTTCCGAGGATTCCCCTCGTTCAACCAAAACTTCCGTGAATGGTACTTTCGCATGAAAGGTGATTTCTCAACCACGACTATTTGGGAGTCGAATGGCTTAGGTACATTTAGTCTAGTTGTTAAATCCGCCACAATACGGGTCATCCTTTTTCTGGCATTATCAAACAGTTGGCCTCTTCTATAGTTGGATGTCAACAATGCCTTCTTTCATGGCACTCTTATCTTGGAAGTCTATATGCAACAACCATTGGGATTTGTTGATCAATCACATCCTAATCACATATGTCGATTAAAGAAGGCTATTAACGGTCTTGAAGAAGCCCATTGTGCATGGTATCAAGCACTCAATTCCTTTGTTATCTCATTTGGATTTATgcaatccaaatcaaattccTCGCTCTTTATATACAAACATAATGGCATCATTGCTTATTTCTTGATTTATGTAGATGATCCGATCCTAACAAAAAGTGATACgaattttttgcaaaagttCGTGAGTGCTCTTGCaggtaaatttttattaaagaatCTAGGAGATCTACATTACTTCTTGGGAGTTGAGGTGATTCGCACGAAGTCTAGTTCCTTTCTCACACAACACAAATATATAAGAAACATTCTTGATCATGCAACCATGTTAGGAGCTAAGGAGATTACCACCCAAATGGCTACCGGGAGCTCTCTCACTCTTATTGATGGGTCACCTCGCACAAATGCAACAAAATATAGGAACATCATTGGTGCTCTTCAATATCTTGCATTTACAAGGCTTGATATTGCTTTGGTCATCAACAAACTCTCTCGGTTTATGCACCAGCCAACAGAATTACATTGGAGTGTTATTAAATGTACTTTACGTTATCTAAAAGGGACTATAAATCTTGGCCTACACTTGCAAAGTAGTCCCTCTCCATTGCTCCATGCTTTCTTTGATGCTAATTGGGTGGGCAATCGGGATGATCGTAATTCTACAACCGTATACATAATTTATATTGACAATAATCCTATATCGTGGTGCTCTCAAAAGCCACGATCCGTTGCTCGTTCATCAACCAAAGTCGAGTATTATGCGGTTGTTGCGACAGCTTCTAAGCTCACATGGATTCAATCACTCCTGCATGAACTTAGAGTATATTCTTCGACTACACCTAACATCTATTGCGATAATATTGGTGCTACGTATGTGTGAGCTAATCTTGTTTTTCACTCCAAGATGAAACACATTGCCATTGACTACCACTTTGTTTGTGACATGATTAACAAAGGTCTGTTATGAGTGAGTCATGTGTCTACTCTTGATCAACTGGCGGATGTACTAACAAAGCCTCTTGCACGACAATGGTTTACTCATTTATGGTATCCGCATTCGCGATGGAACGACTCTCTTGCGAGGGCGTGTTGGAGAACATATCTCAATCCATTGGAGAAAGCATATCTCAATCAGATCAAGATCAAAGTACTTCCAAAGATTGTTCTCAATCGGATCAAGATCAGTCAAGCAATTATTATACTCTTGGAAAGTGTAGCGAGAGTTTCCAAAGTTAacaaatatttttatctttctttgtatataggattttatttttccatgtgTAAAAGCTATAGGTTAGGAAAGTTATCGTATTATAGTTATTCTAGTTAATGTCTTTCCATAAGGCATTAGCTATCTTGCACTTTAAATACTCATAAGAAATAAAGTAAAGATAATCTTTTGTCCAATTCTTGCAATTTCGactaacattttttaaaattgacaggaaaatataataatgaataaatataagttttttttttttttggtattttttattaaaagaaaaaaaaaaaaaaaaaataaaaaaaaaaaaaaaaaaaaaaaaaaaaaaaaataaaaaaaaaaaaaaatttttattttatttttttttttttgtttattattttttttattttttttttttttttattttcaaagaatcataagatatttttttaaagtatgtttattttttattttaaaataaaaaactgtttaagtataaatatttagtaaagtatttttttaaaaagtgacctaatatcaatttttgaaaaaaacgtGGCATCTCTGGGTGTTTCAGTGCATTATTCATTTCTCATTAGGTATGAAAGAGTTATCGTTTTTTATAGTGGctcaaaattaataaatttaattgttattttttttaaatttttttaaaggatcttttttaaaaatttttttaaaattaagaaatgaatttgttCAAAGACTAAGACAACTTTGAAAGCCGCAATAAGCCACTTCTTCAACCAAAAATTTTTATCCAATTCCATCTACGGGCTTCCCAAACAAGCCATTTGTTCGGCTGCAAAATAATCAACACGGTTTAATTTTTTGTAGGACTTATATAAAATTTTGACCACTTCacctaaagaaaaggaaaatgacacaaatgatccttgaactttgactcaatatgtaatgtcgcCCCCTAAATctttaacttgttcaatgtggtccatgaacgttagtccaatgtacaatttgatccccgaactttcaatttgttcaatgtggtccctaaacttttgatacatgttcaatttagtccttagattatataaaatgttcaatgttgtccccgaacttgaaaCATGGAAGGACatcattaaacattttcatatagttcatggactatattaaACATGCACCAAAAGtccagggaccacattgaataaattgaaagttcaaaatcAAATTACACAATGGGCTAAtgttcaaagatcacattaaacaaattaaacattcatgaaccatattgtatgttggatcaaagttcatagatcatttatgtcattatgcctttaaaaaaatatcctcaCAAGAGTCGAGTAGGACTTGCAAAAATAATCAACATGGGATAGTGACGGTCCCTGCACTTCTAAAACTATTCACAATTTTATCTCCTTGAGGTTCCAAACTATTGTTTTCGATCatgcaaatattttcattaaaaaactTATACACGCTATATGAAGAGATATTTTGTCAAACTATCCTTGAGAGTTATAGAACTAGGTCTATGTTGACCCTAGATCAATTTTGTTGATCATTAAATTCACTCGCATATGTAATTTGTTATTTGCAAGTATATCGTTgtatttaagtattttttttcataggattttgaaaatggtaaaaaaaaatcttccttaCCTTTGGATTCTGACTCCTGTAGTTTTAAATATGGATTTGTTAAAGGGCGCTCATTGTGATttagaaatataaatatttcTAATCGAAgtaggtgttttttttttatttgttgattCAGTCAATTTTCAAAGTGTTGGTACAAGTTATTATTAATTTTAGTGGTCAAGACCCATATTGTAAAATGAGGTCAGACGATTAATCGAATTTTCTTAAAGAAATCACACAACAAGAACGCgataacaaattaatattacgAGATGTGTTCCCTACCGATGATCATCATAGCTCAATATTACTACTCTGAAAAAATGAGGAATAGGACAATATCAGTTTCCCAATTGCTGTAGCTAAAGTTGAAAGGACATATAAGATTGGATCATGGGATTAtcgcaaacaaaaagaaaatgctccctAGAGTGCCCCAAAATCACATTCCTTCCATCCACTCGAGAACCTCTTTTACAATTTCAAGAACAAGAAGCCCTAAGGAACATCCAAAAATTGTTAGAAAACACCGCTCCAATTAGCATTCTTTGCAATTACAATTTCTGGCCATTTTGttctatgagagagagagagagagagagaggaattaccctcctcttttgaaaattgccAGTTATGTAACTTTACCAATTGGATAAACCTGTCAAAGGAAACGATGATGTGTCATGATTCAGCTACAATTTCTCCATCACTTGCTCATCAAGCACAATCTCATCAGCTGCAATCTCTCTACCACTTGCTCATCAATAAAGATCAATTCTTTCCAAAGAGAAGAGATCATGATTGTGTCCTTCATTAATTATGTAACTCTAGCTTGTATTATATAAAGACACCACTCTGCATAGCCGAAGCATGTACAAAAATTCTATCAATGAAACACAAAATACTTATTGGCAATTGCCACCCAATCTCATCTtcttaatttattgtttttcaaaatctaacagccatattagaaaattaaccATGCTTGGAACCCTGGTAAAGAAAGTAGGTGcaattgtgataaaaaaaaatgatctggAGTTCAGATAAAAGTAcgaagaaatatgaaaaacaaaCAATTGCTATGAATGTTGTGTGCCAAGTCACCCTCCATCCAATTTCACATGTTTGAATCTGACATTAGAGATTGAACTGAATGCCATCTGTTGCTTCCTTAAGATCTGCATGCCAACAATACTCCACTCGCCTCTTCCCACTTAATTTGTTGCgcttggaaaaatgtgaaatcTGCATAAGTATTTCGGTAAACGAAATCTcacgtcatcgtcttctgaATCAAAATCCTCACAGAGTGAAGCTGGAtccattaattgattgtgttcAAGCGCAACCTTCAAATCATCCTCTAGTCTCATGCAACTCAGCAAGTATCCCAATTTTTTCACAGTTCCACCCAGTATTCTAACTGCAAGGCTAAATCGTAGATAACTCTCCTCGAATTGACCAAAATCAACTGCTCCCTCCAACACTCCCCACAACACATTTGGTACAAGATATTGGATCCACATGTGATCCGAATCAAATGAACCGAGAGTCCCCGCTAGCACATTCCGTCTTTCGCCGTTAACATGCGGCATGATGTCGAaagatatttctttttttccatcttctacACCGAAGACAACACAGAGGACCAATCCTACGAAGTTGTCATACAAGTCCTGTGATGCCATGAATGATATGGTACTATCTTCAACAAGGACGAACTCCTTTGGTATCTCTCCTCCAGGGCGAACATTACGGTAATGAGGATGAATACGGGAATAGCGATGCTCCTGTCATATCATATGGGTAAATTTTATTAGCAGTATGAAAATTTGTGATTAGTTCAAGAAGAAGAGGTTGATTTGAGCATGTATCTAGTAATTCAATGAAAGCTAGAGTTATATAATAATTAAACATATTGATCCTTGCTTGCGTTATATGCATTACGATAGAACTCATTCCCCTGCAAGCGTCGTAGCCACCCCTACTATTAGATAGACATCTCCCATGTTGACCCGACAGTCTAATGTTCATTGTTAAGTATTCACCTTACACATCGCCGATTCTTCAGTGCAACCTGTCctaattgaactccaatttacTTGCAACTAACTTGACATTAttcaaataaatgaaagaaaaatacttcTACTTGCacttaaattaaacaaaaaaaaaaggaaaatcaaatgcGTGTGGCAATTGACACGTGTTACCTAGCGAGGCACGTAGTGCAATGAGTAGATGAAACTATATTGTGATgctcaaaaatagaaatgtgGATTAGGGTCAGCAATTATTCCATGTTAAAGTTCATGAAAGTATAACCAGCAATTATTCTATTGTTTTGATAACtttcatttgattgattgatgcgGCTTGTCTTCTTTTATATCAAAGTAAGATTTTGGCAATCCAGGAATGAATAATTTGCTTGGAACTTGTTTCCGTTATACTACAAAAGGTTGTTAGACTTACTAAAATCAACTCACAAAATTTGTATATTaagtaattttttatgtttttgttttagTGTTCAATATAACCCATTATTTAATGGTCTACTCAGTCTATAGCTTTCTTTAATATAAACCACTGTCCTTACTCAACAATATAATCATACAGCTGTTGTTTCAATTTGCCCTTTCATACAACAACGATTACAGATATGCTTACCCTAAAGTCATAGAGAATGGTTGTTATGATCAATCGTAACATCAATATCTTCGTGTCCAGTGTTTGTtagattttcttaaattttaacatttatttttcaatgttgGAAGTATGAAAATTGGGTCTCTGTCATTGCATCATTGTGAGATTTTGTTTAGCTTTATCTATGTACAGAGTCACTTTATATTAGATTTGTTCCTGTGTCTAGGATTTTCAGCTTTTGCATTATacaaacaatatatatatagagagagagagagagagagacctcaatTGAGAAGTCAGCAACGTTCAATCCTGTGTCGCTTAAACT contains:
- the LOC125316613 gene encoding uncharacterized protein LOC125316613, producing MPKWLLPNKEGYISFVASKKLYKKFLGVAFCIVFQAKGKRFCSFKLDASVGGRQGKVYRGTLHSYNLDHVCLGYRETKDLWRLDDFGPNDSSHFHVSIRVYDNVGSRVIVKKCGFRLICKPLENDLEVLLQDDQFLDPALLYEVGYEDSQISTEEDNSSETEDLQDSQVSTGEDSLSDTGLNVADFSIEEHRYSRIHPHYRNVRPGGEIPKEFVLVEDSTISFMASQDLYDNFVGLVLCVVFGVEDGKKEISFDIMPHVNGERRNVLAGTLGSFDSDHMWIQYLVPNVLWGVLEGAVDFGQFEESYLRFSLAVRILGGTVKKLGYLLSCMRLEDDLKVALEHNQLMDPASLCEDFDSEDDDVRFRLPKYLCRFHIFPSATN